In a genomic window of Campylobacter concisus:
- the dcuC gene encoding C4-dicarboxylate transporter DcuC encodes MHTLGLIIALLTLFVVGWAILKGKYATFVLLLSGVIMLVSSVILDTGKFLPEKVKSTGNSLLDIVEFIRYMLSNNFSQLGLLIMLMVGFASYMTHIGANQAFVGIATKRFKAIKSPYFMIFIAFCVAKLISMVITSAVGLGVLCLALLGPVLISLGLNKLSVGSICAMSGASSMVLLGSSTAAAAKATELEVLDYVFIYKIPAALPTALVIGIALVLWNRYLDKKEGWVCSEHVGESISFDDKVDVPKEQAPMIYALLPFLPMILVVVFSPYCLKTIKLNISSVIILSMIIAMVFEAFRHKFSFEKLGEGLKVFFNAMAKSLSGVVMLVVAAGIFAEGFKALGMLDAIVNLAKSIGFGGLGMSILFVFITTIVTIIAGSNGASFYPLLNMVPNIAKSLNINSVMLVLPMHQASTIARPLSPVSGVVVAISGMLHISPLSLIKRCSVPAILGLISHHIFVFLLSF; translated from the coding sequence ATGCATACTCTTGGTCTAATCATAGCCTTACTTACGCTTTTTGTTGTAGGCTGGGCGATTTTAAAAGGCAAATACGCCACTTTCGTGCTTTTACTATCTGGCGTTATCATGCTTGTCTCTTCGGTCATTCTTGATACGGGAAAATTTTTACCAGAAAAGGTAAAGAGCACTGGAAATTCCTTACTAGATATAGTTGAGTTTATCCGCTATATGCTCTCAAATAATTTTTCGCAACTTGGACTTTTAATTATGTTAATGGTCGGTTTTGCAAGTTATATGACTCATATCGGAGCAAATCAAGCCTTTGTAGGCATCGCCACAAAAAGGTTTAAAGCCATAAAAAGCCCATATTTTATGATATTCATAGCTTTTTGCGTAGCAAAACTTATAAGCATGGTAATAACTAGTGCAGTTGGACTTGGCGTGCTTTGTCTTGCACTTCTTGGACCAGTTCTTATATCACTAGGACTGAATAAGCTAAGCGTTGGTAGTATTTGTGCGATGAGTGGAGCTAGCTCAATGGTACTTCTTGGCTCATCAACAGCTGCTGCTGCAAAAGCAACTGAACTTGAGGTGCTTGATTATGTTTTTATCTATAAAATTCCAGCAGCTCTTCCAACTGCGCTCGTGATCGGCATTGCATTAGTTCTTTGGAATAGATACTTAGACAAAAAAGAAGGTTGGGTTTGTAGCGAGCATGTAGGAGAGAGCATTAGTTTTGACGATAAGGTGGATGTTCCAAAAGAGCAAGCACCTATGATCTACGCTCTTTTACCATTTTTACCGATGATTTTAGTAGTAGTTTTTTCGCCATATTGTTTAAAAACTATAAAACTAAACATATCAAGTGTCATAATCCTTTCTATGATAATTGCTATGGTTTTTGAAGCATTTAGACATAAATTTAGCTTTGAAAAGCTTGGCGAAGGGCTAAAAGTATTTTTTAATGCCATGGCAAAAAGCTTAAGTGGTGTTGTTATGCTAGTTGTAGCAGCTGGTATATTTGCTGAAGGGTTTAAAGCTCTTGGTATGCTTGATGCTATTGTAAATTTGGCAAAAAGCATAGGCTTTGGGGGACTTGGCATGTCTATACTTTTTGTATTTATAACAACCATCGTTACAATCATAGCTGGCTCAAATGGTGCAAGCTTTTATCCGCTTTTAAACATGGTGCCAAATATAGCTAAGAGCTTAAACATCAACTCTGTTATGCTCGTGCTTCCTATGCATCAAGCCTCCACAATAGCTAGACCACTTTCACCTGTCTCTGGCGTAGTGGTAGCCATTTCAGGTATGCTTCACATTAGCCCGCTTTCGCTCATTAAAAGATGTAGCGTGCCAGCTATTTTAGGTCTTATAAGCCACCATATATTTGTATTTTTACTATCATTTTAA
- a CDS encoding peptidase M3, whose product MRWSFDDSYVDFNSEIFISSFENLKAQNENLVNFLNNSELTKAIISYEEAYKEAASLLAFCRCKSSDNTKDELASKFELKIKEQKAKLDTAKELLFDKFDSLKSDDKIFQSTQFKHIKFLYLEHKNSKSKIRKKSEREFFANLALTNFFPLFANFRHLNNLINISATNKNANTQSYNLAKCMGILKGSDDEILRKNVFDGLSSHYDKFADLYLDILNMLHGFRLAKFKAAKVDFLTPSLEENKMSLDTLNAMQEAISKRLEKIRECVRVRASFLGDKSMRSCDLLAPYPLSKHSEISHDEAIKIIKKVLKPLGEDSFIKLMIDKHWIESEVRENKAGGAFFVSLPKFKQPRIFTTYMNTLSHLIQQAHELGHAWHYYLMRDLPVLSANFPMSLAESASTFNETLLRNELKKDNSLRVEILWQELKSAANFLLHISVRYEFETGFIKLRQKGQVSKKDASDLLKQAWDKFYKDSTSDVEEFLPYFKPHFYKTDNYIYNYPYSVGYLLSQFFLSEFKKDEAKFCKIYKQFLIECGTKSVEELMKKHFKKDTTKCEFWLIGIDEALKNLDEFKKVVAV is encoded by the coding sequence ATGAGATGGAGCTTTGATGATTCTTATGTAGATTTTAATAGCGAAATTTTTATCTCATCGTTTGAAAATCTAAAAGCACAAAATGAAAATTTGGTTAATTTTTTAAACAATAGTGAGCTTACCAAAGCTATCATCTCATACGAAGAAGCATACAAGGAAGCAGCTAGCCTACTCGCATTTTGTCGTTGCAAAAGTAGTGATAATACAAAAGATGAGCTAGCTAGTAAATTTGAGTTAAAAATAAAAGAGCAAAAAGCTAAACTTGATACGGCAAAGGAGCTACTTTTTGATAAATTTGATAGCCTAAAAAGTGATGATAAAATTTTTCAAAGCACTCAATTTAAACATATAAAATTTCTATATTTAGAGCATAAAAATAGCAAGAGCAAAATACGAAAAAAGAGCGAAAGAGAATTTTTTGCAAATTTAGCGCTCACAAATTTTTTTCCACTTTTTGCAAATTTTAGACATCTAAATAATTTAATAAATATCTCTGCTACCAATAAAAATGCAAATACACAAAGCTATAATCTTGCAAAATGTATGGGTATATTAAAAGGATCAGATGATGAAATTTTACGCAAAAATGTGTTTGATGGCCTGAGTTCTCACTATGATAAATTTGCCGATCTTTATCTTGATATCTTAAATATGCTTCATGGATTTAGACTGGCTAAATTTAAGGCAGCAAAAGTTGATTTTTTAACTCCAAGCCTTGAAGAAAATAAAATGAGCCTTGACACTTTAAACGCCATGCAAGAAGCCATTAGCAAAAGATTGGAAAAAATAAGAGAATGCGTAAGAGTAAGAGCTAGCTTTTTAGGTGACAAAAGCATGAGAAGTTGCGATCTTTTGGCACCTTATCCACTTAGCAAGCACAGTGAAATTTCTCATGACGAGGCTATTAAAATCATCAAAAAAGTATTAAAACCACTGGGTGAAGATAGCTTTATCAAGCTTATGATAGATAAACACTGGATAGAAAGCGAAGTGCGAGAGAATAAAGCTGGTGGAGCATTTTTTGTGAGTTTGCCAAAATTTAAGCAACCAAGAATTTTTACCACCTACATGAATACTCTTTCGCACTTAATCCAGCAAGCTCATGAGCTTGGGCATGCTTGGCACTACTACTTGATGCGTGATCTTCCGGTTTTAAGCGCAAATTTTCCAATGAGCTTAGCCGAGAGCGCGAGTACATTTAATGAGACTCTTTTACGAAATGAGCTAAAAAAAGATAACTCCCTTAGGGTAGAAATTTTATGGCAGGAACTAAAAAGCGCTGCAAATTTTTTACTTCATATAAGCGTTAGATACGAGTTTGAGACTGGTTTTATAAAGCTGCGACAAAAAGGTCAAGTCAGCAAAAAAGATGCAAGCGATCTTTTAAAACAAGCTTGGGATAAATTTTATAAAGACAGCACGAGCGATGTTGAAGAATTTTTGCCATATTTTAAGCCACATTTTTATAAAACAGATAACTACATTTACAACTATCCTTATAGTGTCGGTTATCTACTATCACAATTTTTTCTAAGTGAGTTTAAAAAAGATGAAGCAAAATTTTGCAAAATTTATAAACAATTTTTAATAGAGTGTGGTACAAAAAGTGTGGAAGAGCTAATGAAAAAACACTTTAAAAAAGATACAACAAAGTGCGAATTTTGGCTGATTGGTATAGATGAAGCACTAAAAAATTTAGATGAGTTTAAAAAGGTAGTGGCTGTATAA
- a CDS encoding Sua5 YciO YrdC YwlC family protein, whose translation MIFLAQTDTTAGFLSKDYKEINRAKMRDENKPCLITTAKFSVLNELVRVPKKYKNFIRRSRKATFLYPNLKAIRVVKECEHEKFLAKFDWLYSSSANKNGQNFNEAWAMSVADEIVDDHFFEDAPSKIYKISRKKIKRLR comes from the coding sequence ATGATATTTCTAGCACAAACTGATACGACAGCTGGCTTTTTGAGTAAAGATTATAAAGAGATAAATAGGGCCAAAATGCGTGATGAAAATAAGCCTTGCCTTATCACGACGGCAAAATTTAGCGTTTTAAATGAGCTTGTTAGAGTGCCAAAAAAATATAAAAATTTCATACGCCGTTCAAGAAAAGCCACATTTTTGTATCCGAATTTAAAGGCTATTAGAGTCGTAAAAGAGTGTGAGCACGAAAAATTTTTAGCTAAATTTGACTGGCTTTATTCAAGCAGTGCAAACAAAAATGGGCAAAATTTTAATGAAGCTTGGGCTATGAGCGTGGCTGATGAAATAGTAGATGATCATTTTTTCGAAGATGCTCCATCAAAAATTTATAAAATTTCTCGAAAAAAAATAAAACGTTTAAGATAA
- a CDS encoding DMT family transporter, whose translation MNTHRLGILLTLVGGILWGFSGVCGQYLFSLGINSDFLVPYRLMLAGIVIVIFYAFKEPSTVFAPIKDIKLLSEFLVYALLGLMMTQYAYFYSIELSNAAVATVIQYTAPALILMVICIKEKRVPRKLEILALFLAMLGVFFLSTHAQISSLVISPKALFWCLVSAICVCVYNLAPARLNTKYSVTLTLGWGMVMGGVVLACYMRLWEFAGLNGINQWLAFIAVITLGTIFAFSFYMIGVKLIGAAKASLLACIEPLSAAFFGYFWLGTKFVFWDFLGFALIISCIFLLSKREKL comes from the coding sequence ATGAACACTCATCGTCTTGGGATACTCCTTACTTTAGTTGGCGGTATCCTTTGGGGATTTAGTGGGGTTTGTGGGCAGTATCTATTTTCACTTGGTATAAATTCTGATTTTTTGGTGCCATATAGACTGATGCTAGCTGGCATTGTTATTGTGATTTTTTATGCTTTTAAAGAACCAAGTACCGTTTTTGCTCCGATTAAAGATATAAAGCTCCTTAGCGAGTTTTTAGTCTATGCTTTGCTTGGGCTTATGATGACGCAGTATGCTTATTTTTACTCCATTGAGCTTTCAAATGCCGCAGTTGCAACTGTTATTCAATACACTGCTCCTGCTTTAATTTTAATGGTCATTTGTATAAAAGAAAAACGCGTCCCAAGAAAACTTGAAATTTTGGCTCTATTTTTAGCCATGCTTGGCGTATTTTTCCTGAGCACACATGCGCAAATTTCATCTCTTGTCATTTCGCCAAAAGCACTATTTTGGTGCTTAGTTAGCGCTATTTGCGTTTGTGTTTATAATCTTGCTCCAGCAAGGCTAAATACTAAATATTCAGTCACTCTCACACTTGGCTGGGGAATGGTTATGGGCGGAGTGGTGCTTGCTTGCTATATGAGACTTTGGGAATTTGCTGGGCTTAATGGGATAAATCAATGGCTTGCATTTATTGCTGTTATTACGCTTGGCACCATTTTTGCATTTAGCTTTTATATGATAGGTGTTAAGCTAATAGGCGCAGCAAAAGCTAGTTTATTAGCCTGCATAGAACCGCTAAGCGCAGCATTTTTTGGCTATTTTTGGCTTGGAACAAAATTCGTATTTTGGGATTTTTTAGGATTTGCTCTAATAATCTCTTGTATATTTTTACTATCAAAAAGAGAAAAATTATGA
- a CDS encoding DUF799 domain-containing protein, whose translation MKNSLKFIAFAFLAVFFTGCSIKEPEPYDYSEFLQKRPHSILVLMPTNDSTEISGPAAVLANAVAPLSEAGYYVFPVALVNDTFKLNGITEPSEIAAVPLNKLDKIFHADSVLYINIKDYGTSYAVISSSTKVILEAKLIDIKSGATLWQGSAIAAEDSSSGQSSLLGMLVSAVISQVANTISDRSYDLAVMADAYLFSRDCHNCILYGPYSPHYGKDAQLHKDR comes from the coding sequence ATGAAAAATAGCCTTAAATTTATAGCCTTTGCATTTTTAGCAGTATTTTTTACGGGTTGCTCTATAAAAGAGCCTGAGCCATACGACTACTCAGAATTTTTACAAAAAAGACCTCACTCTATCTTAGTGCTTATGCCAACAAACGATAGCACAGAAATTTCAGGCCCAGCAGCTGTTTTAGCAAATGCAGTCGCACCACTAAGTGAAGCAGGATACTATGTATTTCCAGTGGCTCTTGTAAATGATACCTTTAAGCTAAATGGCATAACCGAGCCAAGCGAGATCGCAGCCGTGCCACTAAATAAGCTTGATAAAATTTTTCATGCCGATAGTGTGCTTTATATAAACATAAAAGATTATGGTACGAGCTATGCAGTCATCTCAAGCTCAACAAAGGTCATTCTTGAAGCAAAGCTTATCGATATAAAAAGTGGCGCTACTCTTTGGCAAGGTAGTGCCATAGCAGCAGAAGATAGCAGTAGTGGCCAAAGTAGCCTACTTGGTATGTTAGTCTCAGCTGTCATCTCACAAGTGGCAAATACCATCTCAGATAGATCGTATGATCTAGCAGTGATGGCAGATGCTTATTTGTTTTCAAGAGATTGCCATAACTGCATACTTTATGGACCATATTCGCCGCATTATGGCAAAGATGCACAGCTTCATAAAGATAGATAA
- a CDS encoding DUF4810 domain-containing protein, giving the protein MASKIKLASFALFVLFLAGCGHSNGPRSLYYWDGSYSSSLYSYLNEEGDTNEQISRLENLVQISTQKGYKIAPGVYAHLGLLYLNNGNLGAANANFDKEVENFPESREYINFIKGSKNLTPKKVEQKEGANNEK; this is encoded by the coding sequence ATGGCAAGTAAAATAAAGCTTGCCAGCTTTGCGCTTTTTGTGCTATTTTTAGCGGGTTGCGGTCATTCAAACGGCCCAAGATCACTTTATTATTGGGATGGATCATATAGTAGCTCGCTATATAGCTATCTAAATGAAGAGGGCGATACAAACGAGCAAATTTCACGCTTAGAAAATTTGGTGCAGATCTCAACACAAAAGGGCTATAAGATCGCTCCTGGCGTATACGCACACCTTGGACTTTTGTATCTAAATAACGGAAATTTAGGCGCTGCAAATGCAAATTTTGACAAAGAAGTAGAGAATTTCCCAGAGTCAAGAGAGTATATAAATTTCATCAAAGGCTCTAAAAATTTAACTCCAAAAAAAGTAGAGCAAAAAGAGGGGGCAAATAATGAAAAATAG
- a CDS encoding CsgG/HfaB family protein → MKNVFKVGAVLLTAALFAGCASESSRVVETPKVASYGTVYNGQKISVSIGRFNNQSAYQNGVFADGEDRLGNQAQSILITNLQQSGRFLVLDRSNMKVIKQESELSKTAQNLKGARYVITGDVTEFGRKTTGDHQLFGILGKGKQQTAYSKVNLNIVDTKTAEVVYSVSGAGEYTLSNREIIGFGGTAGYDSTLNGKVLSLAIIEAVNNLVNGIESGAWQVK, encoded by the coding sequence ATGAAAAATGTATTTAAAGTTGGTGCAGTTTTGCTTACGGCAGCTCTTTTTGCTGGATGTGCGAGTGAGAGCTCAAGGGTTGTTGAGACTCCAAAAGTAGCAAGCTACGGCACAGTTTACAATGGTCAAAAAATTTCGGTTTCGATAGGCCGATTTAATAATCAATCAGCTTACCAAAATGGTGTATTTGCTGATGGCGAGGATAGGCTTGGCAACCAAGCTCAAAGCATTTTGATCACAAATTTACAGCAAAGTGGCAGATTTTTGGTGCTTGATAGATCAAATATGAAAGTGATCAAACAAGAGAGCGAGCTAAGTAAAACTGCTCAAAATTTAAAAGGTGCAAGATACGTGATAACCGGTGATGTAACCGAGTTTGGTCGCAAGACAACAGGCGATCATCAGCTATTTGGCATACTTGGCAAAGGCAAGCAACAAACTGCCTATTCAAAGGTAAATTTAAATATCGTTGATACCAAAACGGCTGAGGTTGTCTATTCGGTTAGTGGCGCTGGCGAATACACCCTTTCAAACAGAGAGATCATCGGCTTTGGCGGCACAGCAGGATACGACTCTACGCTAAATGGCAAGGTTTTAAGCCTAGCTATTATTGAAGCGGTAAATAATCTAGTAAATGGTATAGAAAGTGGAGCATGGCAAGTAAAATAA
- a CDS encoding MATE family efflux transporter: protein MVNKTKDQNTKFFSNADLAKLFFPIAVEQFLEYSLGLANSLMAASVSESAVSAISLVEFVMALFISIFTAIATGGSVVASQYLGNKQSGNAKITANQLVWFSFIFALFIAAVIIVLKDIILDYVFGDIKEQVRHDASHYLVFSAISAPFLAVYAAAAAIFRTMSNAKLPMYIMAAANLLNVLLTAISIYTFHTGVLGIAISTLIAKMLACFVIVYLLLDIRLKLHIRKSFIYKFDYEIIKKILNIGVPYGFENSMFYVGRIIVLSLVSLFGTASIAANAVGGTIVMFQVLPGMAIGTGLSVVISRCVGANDFAQAKFYVRKSMISIYIVQLFSTTVILLLLEPLLLVYNLSSEAINLTRQIVWYHGIAMCLIWPLAYTYPTVFRAAGDAKYPMIVNLICMFACRVILAYIFALTFDLGMIGTWFAMFADWAVKAVLFTIRYLKGTWMKFKAI, encoded by the coding sequence ATGGTAAACAAAACCAAAGATCAAAATACAAAATTTTTCTCAAATGCCGATCTTGCAAAGCTATTTTTCCCTATTGCGGTTGAGCAGTTTTTAGAGTATAGCTTAGGGCTTGCAAACTCGCTAATGGCAGCAAGTGTTAGTGAAAGCGCTGTAAGTGCGATTAGTCTTGTGGAATTTGTCATGGCGCTATTTATTAGCATTTTTACAGCTATCGCTACTGGCGGCTCAGTGGTTGCTAGCCAGTATCTAGGCAATAAACAAAGTGGCAATGCCAAAATCACAGCAAATCAGCTCGTCTGGTTTAGTTTTATCTTTGCCCTTTTTATCGCAGCGGTCATCATAGTTTTAAAAGATATTATCCTAGATTATGTCTTTGGCGATATTAAAGAGCAAGTAAGGCATGATGCTAGCCACTATCTTGTTTTCTCGGCCATTTCTGCACCATTTTTGGCTGTCTATGCAGCAGCTGCGGCGATCTTTCGCACGATGTCAAACGCAAAGCTACCTATGTATATTATGGCGGCTGCAAATTTATTAAACGTACTTCTAACTGCCATTAGTATTTATACATTTCATACTGGTGTTTTAGGTATCGCCATCAGTACGCTTATAGCCAAGATGCTTGCTTGCTTTGTCATAGTCTATTTGCTTCTTGATATAAGGCTAAAACTTCACATAAGAAAGAGCTTTATCTATAAATTTGACTACGAGATCATCAAGAAAATTTTAAATATCGGAGTGCCTTATGGTTTTGAAAATTCGATGTTTTACGTGGGTCGCATCATCGTTTTGAGCCTTGTTTCACTCTTTGGTACGGCAAGTATCGCTGCAAATGCCGTGGGAGGGACGATCGTGATGTTTCAAGTGCTCCCTGGCATGGCGATAGGCACAGGACTTAGTGTAGTCATCTCAAGGTGCGTTGGCGCAAACGACTTTGCTCAGGCTAAATTTTACGTAAGAAAGTCGATGATAAGCATCTATATTGTCCAGCTTTTTAGCACAACAGTAATTTTGCTTTTACTTGAGCCATTGCTTCTTGTTTATAATCTCTCAAGCGAAGCCATAAATTTAACAAGACAGATCGTCTGGTATCACGGTATCGCTATGTGCCTTATTTGGCCACTTGCCTATACGTATCCGACTGTTTTTCGTGCTGCTGGGGATGCTAAATATCCGATGATTGTAAATTTAATTTGTATGTTTGCTTGTAGAGTCATCTTGGCCTATATCTTTGCGCTCACATTTGATCTTGGCATGATAGGTACTTGGTTTGCAATGTTTGCTGACTGGGCTGTAAAGGCGGTGCTTTTTACGATTAGATACCTAAAAGGCACATGGATGAAATTTAAAGCTATTTAA
- a CDS encoding acetyl-CoA carboxylase biotin carboxylase subunit, translating into MELKRILIANRGEIALRALRTIKEMGKEAVVVYSTADKDALYVKYADVAICIGKERSSDSYLNIPAIISAAEISEADAIFPGYGFLSENQNFVEICSHHKIKFIGPSVAAMALMSDKSKAKQVMQRAGVPVIPGSDGAVADTKAAKELAKKIGYPVILKAAAGGGGRGMRVVEREEDLEKAFWSAESEAMSAFGDGTMYMEKYILNPRHIEVQVIGDSHGNVLHIGERDCSMQRRHQKLIEESPAILLDEKTRERLHETAIKAAKAIGYEGAGTFEFLVDKNLDFYFIEMNTRLQVEHTVSEMVSGLDIIELMIKVAEGEALPAQESIELKGHAIECRITAEDPNTFTPCPGKITKYVCPGGRNVRMDSHIYQDYSIPPYYDSMIGKLVVWDTDRNRAIHKMKVALDQLIINGIKTTKDFHIAMMENKDFLSNNYDTNYLSRH; encoded by the coding sequence ATGGAATTAAAAAGAATTTTAATCGCAAACCGCGGCGAGATCGCTCTTCGTGCTTTGCGAACGATAAAGGAGATGGGCAAAGAAGCCGTTGTAGTCTATTCAACCGCTGATAAAGACGCACTTTACGTAAAATATGCTGATGTGGCTATTTGCATCGGTAAAGAGCGCTCAAGTGATAGCTATCTAAATATCCCAGCTATTATAAGTGCGGCTGAGATTAGCGAAGCAGACGCTATTTTCCCTGGATATGGCTTTTTAAGTGAAAATCAAAATTTCGTAGAAATTTGCTCGCATCATAAGATCAAATTTATAGGACCAAGTGTTGCTGCGATGGCTTTGATGAGCGATAAGAGCAAGGCAAAGCAGGTTATGCAAAGAGCTGGTGTACCAGTCATACCTGGCTCAGACGGCGCTGTGGCTGACACAAAAGCAGCAAAAGAGCTAGCTAAAAAAATAGGCTATCCAGTCATACTAAAAGCTGCAGCAGGCGGCGGCGGACGCGGTATGCGTGTAGTTGAACGTGAAGAGGATTTAGAAAAAGCATTTTGGTCTGCTGAAAGTGAAGCTATGAGCGCATTTGGCGACGGAACAATGTATATGGAAAAATATATCCTAAACCCACGCCACATCGAAGTTCAAGTCATCGGTGATAGCCATGGCAATGTGCTTCACATCGGCGAGCGCGACTGTTCTATGCAGCGTCGCCACCAAAAGCTGATCGAAGAAAGCCCAGCTATTTTACTTGATGAAAAAACAAGAGAGAGACTTCACGAAACAGCCATAAAAGCGGCAAAAGCGATCGGTTACGAGGGAGCTGGTACGTTTGAGTTTTTAGTTGATAAAAATTTGGACTTTTACTTCATCGAGATGAACACTAGGCTTCAAGTTGAGCACACAGTGAGTGAGATGGTAAGCGGTCTTGATATCATCGAGCTTATGATAAAAGTAGCTGAGGGCGAGGCACTACCAGCGCAAGAGAGTATTGAGCTAAAAGGCCATGCGATCGAGTGTAGAATAACAGCCGAGGATCCAAATACCTTTACTCCGTGTCCTGGCAAGATCACAAAATATGTCTGCCCAGGTGGCCGCAATGTAAGAATGGATAGCCATATCTATCAAGACTACTCTATACCGCCGTATTACGATAGCATGATCGGCAAACTCGTAGTTTGGGACACCGACAGAAATAGGGCGATCCATAAGATGAAAGTAGCTCTTGATCAGCTCATAATAAATGGCATAAAAACAACAAAAGATTTTCACATCGCCATGATGGAAAATAAAGACTTTTTAAGCAATAACTACGATACAAATTATCTTTCAAGACACTAA
- the accB gene encoding acetyl-CoA carboxylase biotin carboxyl carrier protein — protein sequence MKKEDIKELIEFFNDMEMNHIKIKSGDFEVELEKFADYCAPAKPVAQAAAPAPTPVNVVVSSEVKPASNTPKDSIKSPMVGTFYAAPSPGAAPFVKVGQRVRKGDVVGIIEAMKIMNEIEAEFDCQITEMLVSDGQPVEFGLPLFGVEKN from the coding sequence ATGAAAAAAGAAGATATAAAAGAGCTTATCGAATTTTTTAATGATATGGAGATGAATCATATCAAGATAAAAAGCGGTGATTTTGAAGTAGAGCTTGAGAAATTTGCAGATTATTGTGCACCTGCTAAACCAGTAGCACAAGCAGCAGCTCCAGCACCAACACCCGTAAATGTAGTCGTTAGCTCAGAGGTAAAACCAGCATCAAATACGCCAAAAGATAGCATAAAATCTCCTATGGTAGGTACTTTCTACGCTGCTCCAAGCCCAGGTGCGGCCCCATTCGTAAAAGTAGGTCAAAGAGTAAGAAAGGGCGATGTAGTCGGTATTATTGAGGCTATGAAGATTATGAACGAGATCGAGGCTGAGTTTGACTGCCAGATCACTGAGATGCTAGTCTCTGACGGACAGCCAGTTGAGTTTGGATTGCCGTTATTTGGCGTGGAGAAAAATTAA
- a CDS encoding DUF3737 family protein, whose product MQEKNSEIFTGERAMFGAKSVNFTNCIFEDGESPLKHSSNLKLNECVFAYKYPLWYANDITLNGGYLEPLARAGMWYSTNLSFKDALINAPKSFRKSSQISLENINFSDASETLWGCADVKIKNVFAKGDYFGANSENLEIDGLNLDGNYCFDGCKNIHITNSKLISKDAFWNCENVTAQNCLISGEYLAWNSKNVTLINCTIKSLQALCYVENLIVKDCIFMDTSLAFEYSNVDVSINGAIKSIKNPKSGVIMAAKIDEIIIDENLVDTKGIKIIITEK is encoded by the coding sequence ATGCAAGAGAAAAATTCAGAAATTTTTACTGGCGAGCGTGCGATGTTTGGGGCAAAAAGTGTAAATTTTACAAACTGTATCTTTGAAGATGGCGAATCGCCGCTAAAGCACAGCTCAAATTTAAAGCTAAATGAGTGCGTTTTTGCCTACAAATACCCACTTTGGTATGCAAATGATATCACGCTAAATGGCGGATACTTGGAGCCTCTAGCAAGGGCTGGCATGTGGTACAGTACAAATTTAAGTTTCAAAGACGCGCTCATCAACGCTCCAAAAAGCTTTAGAAAAAGCTCACAAATTTCATTAGAAAATATAAATTTTTCAGATGCTAGTGAAACACTTTGGGGATGCGCGGATGTGAAGATAAAAAATGTTTTTGCAAAAGGCGATTACTTCGGGGCAAATAGCGAGAATTTAGAGATCGATGGGCTAAATTTAGACGGAAACTACTGCTTTGATGGTTGTAAAAATATCCATATCACAAACTCAAAGCTCATTTCAAAAGATGCATTTTGGAACTGCGAAAACGTGACCGCACAAAACTGTCTAATCTCAGGCGAATATCTGGCTTGGAACTCAAAAAATGTGACGCTTATAAACTGCACGATAAAGAGTTTACAAGCCCTTTGTTACGTGGAAAATTTGATTGTAAAAGATTGCATTTTTATGGATACAAGTCTTGCGTTTGAGTATTCAAATGTTGATGTGAGCATAAACGGAGCAATAAAAAGCATAAAAAATCCAAAAAGTGGCGTAATAATGGCAGCAAAGATAGATGAGATCATCATCGATGAAAATTTAGTTGATACTAAAGGCATTAAGATAATTATTACTGAAAAATAA